The following coding sequences lie in one Oryza brachyantha chromosome 10, ObraRS2, whole genome shotgun sequence genomic window:
- the LOC102713028 gene encoding uncharacterized protein LOC102713028 encodes MRRAATMAAGRSRGNPSRRAVLFTALAPFVTFADYLSLRLVDRAWRVHCRRIGHAPPPFPWLLLPERERETAVGPRRRATVRRVFYDVPGGRSYAYEAPSMDIHRCVATGHGWLVMVAEEPPRRIMLFNPITGEQRIVAWPFVKWNVRFHAVLTSSPAHAGCFLVVVWDRLLAFCRPDDFQGWQTLRSPGFRYHAARSDVVSVGSMVYVVDERRRLWRVDLDDVNPKVLRRDTGFTLPSQELRRHYLVESLGHVLLVLSDERYSNVALYKLNWEARAWLPVAACPGERVLLLGRGCSAAVPSSSAAGHAPGSVLFAHQPSTMPDVDGVIGDRQAWFWSESRVGVVPLVLKKTVPHRQGDFSTTGDSFWFFPAVDPDENAR; translated from the coding sequence atgcgccgcgccgcgacgatggcggcggggcgcagcCGCGGGAACCCTAGTCGGCGCGCCGTCCTCTTCACCGCGCTCGCACCCTTCGTCACCTTCGCCGACTACCTCAGCCTCCGCCTCGTCGACCGCGCGTGGCGCGTCCACTGCCGCCGTATCGGCCACGCCCCGCCGCCCTTCCCGTGGCTGCTGCTAccggagcgggagcgggagacGGCGGtggggccgaggaggagggctACGGTGCGGCGCGTGTTCTACGACGTGCCCGGAGGGAGATCCTACGCGTACGAGGCCCCCTCGATGGACATCCACCGCTGCGTCGCCACCGGGCACGGGTGGCTCGTCATGGTCGCCGAGGAGCCGCCCCGCCGCATCATGCTGTTCAACCCCATCACCGGCGAGCAGAGGATCGTCGCGTGGCCGTTCGTAAAGTGGAACGTGCGGTTCCACGCCGTCctcacgtcgtcgccggcccACGCGGGCTGCTTCCTCGTCGTCGTGTGGGACAGGCTGCTCGCCTTCTGCCGCCCCGACGACTTCCAAGGATGGCAAACGCTGCGGTCCCCGGGGTTCCGCTATCACGCGGCCCGCAGCGACGTCGTCAGTGTCGGCTCCATGGTGTACGTCGTCGATGAGAGGAGGCGGCTATGGCGCGTCGATCTCGACGACGTGAATCCCAAGGTGCTGCGCAGGGACACGGGGTTCACGCTGCCGTCGCAGGAGCTGAGGCGGCACTACCTCGTGGAGTCGCTCGGCCACGTCCTCCTCGTGCTCTCGGACGAACGCTACAGCAACGTCGCGCTCTACAAGTTGAACTGGGAAGCCAGGGCGTGGCTGCCGGTGGCCGCCTGCCCCGGCGAGCGCGTGCTGCTGCTCGGCCGCGGGTGCTCGGCGGCCGTTCCGTCCTCGTCCGCGGCGGGACACGCCCCGGGGTCCGTGTTGTTCGCGCACCAGCCGTCGACCATGCCCGACGTGGACGGCGTCATCGGCGATAGGCAGGCGTGGTTCTGGTCGGAGTCGAGGGTTGGCGTGGTGCCGCTGGTGCTGAAGAAGACGGTGCCGCACCGGCAAGGCGACTTCTCCACCACCGGTGACTCGTTCTGGTTCTTCCCGGCAGTTGATCCAGATGAAAACGCGAGATAA